From Triticum urartu cultivar G1812 chromosome 2, Tu2.1, whole genome shotgun sequence, a single genomic window includes:
- the LOC125540745 gene encoding probable WRKY transcription factor 62, with product MKSSTTIVVNGSSEMDTLLSRQQELLLQLRALILPALRYVDGRSADLAIGLFDNVINYIAVVMSRLQGISTQADRHRSATAPFDLANVYVISPNPGEGQEEKPMISNIGQKRRRNNDRRSRSLVTVVPHYDGHHWRKYGQKNINDREHARSYYRCAYTERNCAATKTIQQQDQNTSLNYEEEDAKYNVVYLGHHTCSDDNTTNGAKNDPHMDLIRNEKMVGSVT from the exons ATGAAGAGCAGCACCACGATTGTTGTCAATGGCAGCTCCGAGATGGACACGTTGCTCAGCCGGCAGCAAGAGCTTCTGCTGCAGCTCCGTGCGCTGATCCTGCCTGCGCTTCGCTACGTGGACGGCAGGTCGGCCGACCTCGCGATCGGCCTCTTCGACAATGTGATCAACTACATCGCTGTCGTCATGTCCAGGCTCCAGGGGATTAGTACCCAAGCAGACCGTCATAGATCGGCGACGGCACCCTTCGACCTCGCCAACGTTTACGTAATTTCGCCCAACCCCGGCGAGGGACAAGAGGAGAAGCCTATGATCAGCAACATTGGTCAGAAGAGAAG GAGAAACAACGACAGGCGATCAAGATCACTTGTAACAGTTGTTCCACATTATGATGGCCATCATTGGAGAAAATATGGGCAGAAAAACATAAACGACAGGGAACATGCTAG GAGCTACTATAGATGCGCCTACACAGAACGGAATTGCGCAGCAACCAAGACAATTCAGCAACAGGATCAAAACACATCTCTTAACTATGAAGAGGAAGATGCAAAGTACAATGTTGTGTACTTAGGTCATCACACTTGCAGCGATGACAACACTACAAATGGCGCGAAGAATGACCCTCATATGGACCTAATTCGAAATGAGAAAATGGTGGGATCAGTAACATAA